The following coding sequences are from one Nonlabens arenilitoris window:
- a CDS encoding T9SS type A sorting domain-containing protein, translating to MKKILLTLLICTVTFNLNAQVSDQTTPPSWAFNLKSQPVAEIMPSFDLQSMIAEDAIEANQVIKKPYRFGKKFSVAMDLFNSGQWTELENGDRLWRLNVVSSGARTMNFMMDRYNLPEGAEMYIYNDEHTDKIGPYTINENQDDGILGTWVVYGDNVWIEYYEPASVRGLGRISINEVVHGYRGFGEAEESFLKLNESAACNVDVMCNPNQGSTNGQDWSTIRDNYRHAVARIIINGAGLCTGTLVNNVREDGTPYFLTADHCLGNTGDGAGTSYSATGWSFGFDWYTNTPDCATNSNTVGAQNPTRVIAGATLRANRGASDVALFELNTTPPASWDLYYAGWSRATSGVTSQLSIHHPSGDIMKLARNDQSASFVTVSGISCWNIADWDYGVTEGGSSGSCLLNPQGQIIGQLLGGSAACSGTNDNGAPDFYGRFNVSWNTGGTAATQLKDWLDPDNTGAASYDGDYYSTLSTTENQVLNFSVFPNPSKDIFNFDLDQEASYQVYDLSGKVIATGEFTDNNNSVDLSAVSNGIYFINVQTINGKATAKLIKE from the coding sequence ATGAAAAAAATATTACTAACGTTATTAATTTGTACTGTAACCTTTAATTTAAATGCTCAAGTATCTGATCAAACAACACCACCTAGTTGGGCATTCAATTTAAAATCCCAACCAGTAGCTGAAATCATGCCGTCTTTTGATTTACAATCCATGATTGCCGAGGATGCCATTGAAGCAAATCAAGTCATTAAAAAGCCTTACCGTTTTGGTAAAAAGTTTTCTGTTGCAATGGATTTGTTTAATTCTGGTCAGTGGACAGAATTAGAGAATGGTGATCGTTTATGGAGATTAAATGTAGTATCAAGTGGTGCTCGCACAATGAACTTTATGATGGATAGATATAATCTTCCAGAAGGAGCAGAAATGTATATTTATAATGATGAACATACTGATAAAATAGGTCCGTATACAATCAATGAAAATCAAGATGATGGAATTTTAGGTACATGGGTGGTTTATGGAGATAATGTATGGATTGAATATTATGAGCCAGCTTCTGTAAGAGGTTTAGGGCGCATTTCTATTAATGAAGTTGTGCATGGTTATAGAGGTTTTGGAGAGGCTGAAGAGAGCTTTCTAAAGCTGAATGAATCTGCAGCATGTAATGTGGATGTGATGTGTAATCCTAATCAAGGTTCTACAAATGGTCAGGATTGGTCAACTATACGTGATAATTATAGACATGCTGTAGCGAGAATTATTATTAATGGTGCTGGACTTTGTACAGGTACTTTAGTTAATAATGTGAGAGAAGATGGAACGCCATATTTTTTGACGGCAGATCATTGTTTAGGTAATACTGGTGATGGGGCAGGAACATCATATTCTGCAACTGGTTGGAGTTTCGGCTTTGATTGGTATACTAATACACCTGATTGTGCCACTAACTCAAATACAGTAGGTGCTCAAAACCCGACTAGAGTGATTGCTGGAGCAACGCTAAGAGCAAATAGAGGTGCTAGCGACGTGGCGCTTTTTGAATTAAATACGACTCCACCTGCGTCATGGGATTTGTATTATGCAGGATGGTCTAGAGCAACATCTGGCGTGACTTCTCAATTGAGTATTCATCATCCTAGTGGTGATATTATGAAATTAGCAAGGAATGATCAAAGTGCATCTTTTGTTACCGTTTCTGGAATTTCCTGTTGGAATATAGCAGATTGGGATTATGGTGTTACTGAAGGTGGTTCTTCTGGTAGTTGCCTATTAAATCCACAAGGTCAAATTATAGGACAATTACTGGGTGGAAGTGCAGCTTGTTCTGGTACAAATGACAATGGCGCACCAGACTTTTATGGTAGATTTAATGTAAGTTGGAATACAGGAGGAACTGCAGCGACACAATTAAAAGATTGGTTAGATCCAGATAATACTGGAGCAGCGTCTTATGATGGTGATTATTACTCCACACTAAGTACAACAGAGAATCAAGTGCTTAATTTTAGTGTATTCCCTAATCCGTCTAAAGATATTTTTAATTTTGATTTAGATCAAGAAGCTTCTTATCAAGTATATGACCTATCTGGAAAAGTAATTGCTACAGGAGAATTTACAGATAATAATAACAGTGTTGATCTTAGCGCTGTATCAAATGGTATCTACTTTATCAATGTGCAAACTATTAATGGTAAGGCAACAGCAAAATTAATCAAAGAGTAA
- the rlmN gene encoding 23S rRNA (adenine(2503)-C(2))-methyltransferase RlmN produces the protein MKETKKDIRSYTQDELRAYFIDQGQQAFRGNQVYEWLWKKGAHHFEDMTNLSKETRAFLQEHFVINHIRVDHMQRSKDGTIKNAVKLHDGLTVESVMIPTPTRTTACVSSQVGCSLNCEFCATARLKRMRNLNPDEIYDQVVAIDQQSRAYHNRPLSNIVFMGMGEPLMNYNNVIKSIDKITGNDGLGMSPKRITLSTSGIPKMMKKLADDRPKFNLALSLHSAIDEKRVKIMPFNEQFPLEDIKDALRYWYEKTGTRVTYEYVVWKGINDTKEDIDALIEFCKVIPCKVNIIEYNSIDDGRFEQASKQAVDAYERELNRFGFVVNVRRSRGKDIDAACGQLANKE, from the coding sequence TTGAAAGAAACTAAAAAAGATATTAGATCATATACTCAAGATGAATTGAGAGCGTATTTTATAGATCAAGGTCAACAGGCTTTTAGAGGTAATCAAGTGTATGAGTGGTTATGGAAAAAAGGAGCGCATCACTTTGAGGACATGACTAATCTTTCAAAAGAGACAAGAGCATTTCTTCAAGAGCATTTTGTGATCAATCACATAAGAGTAGATCACATGCAGCGCAGTAAAGATGGTACTATTAAAAACGCAGTAAAATTACATGATGGTCTAACAGTAGAATCTGTAATGATACCTACACCTACTAGAACAACAGCTTGTGTTTCTTCTCAAGTAGGATGTAGTTTGAATTGTGAGTTTTGTGCTACGGCGCGTTTAAAACGCATGCGTAATTTGAATCCTGATGAAATATATGATCAAGTCGTGGCTATTGATCAACAAAGTCGGGCATACCATAACAGACCTTTGTCCAACATTGTCTTTATGGGAATGGGTGAGCCACTGATGAATTACAATAATGTAATTAAGTCTATTGATAAAATTACTGGAAACGATGGTCTAGGAATGTCTCCTAAGCGTATTACTTTGTCGACTAGTGGAATTCCTAAAATGATGAAAAAACTGGCAGACGACAGGCCTAAATTCAACCTTGCGCTATCATTACATAGTGCAATTGATGAAAAGCGTGTAAAAATCATGCCTTTTAATGAGCAATTTCCTCTAGAGGATATCAAAGATGCTTTAAGATATTGGTATGAAAAGACAGGTACACGTGTCACCTATGAATATGTAGTCTGGAAAGGAATTAATGATACTAAAGAAGATATTGATGCGTTGATCGAATTCTGTAAAGTGATACCTTGTAAGGTTAACATTATAGAATATAATTCTATAGATGATGGCCGTTTTGAACAAGCTTCAAAACAAGCAGTAGATGCATATGAAAGAGAGTTGAATCGTTTTGGTTTTGTTGTTAACGTTAGACGCAGTAGAGGAAAAGATATAGATGCTGCTTGTGGACAACTGGCAAATAAAGAATAA
- a CDS encoding T9SS-dependent choice-of-anchor J family protein, producing MKKITLILMALVSFNFGSAQFLEDFNGAGAAFPPAGWAVYDGANGLGTTVQWAQAGTDPEFRAQCLWEAVAAGQTAEDWIVSPLIPINSTQNVLVFDATDLNQGDFGSELSIRISTTSQTDTTSFVEVENLTEAELGNNASAVFTSFNVNLAAYLNQSVYIAFVHLQNDGDAITFDNVEVIQGAANPPGPAMTPTPADSATGVVIDTNDNNADGSPDNSILFAWAPDNTLGSVSPDEYEILLGDSPTTLVSLGTAPATITLPISINGFLYNTTYYWQVIPKNTAGSATNNPVWSFTTEVGNVNAPDAVTTPTPADMATNVIIDTANNNAVAFAWVDATTGDAPESYVFLLGDSPTTLNALGTTANASVNITGMLTGTTYYWQVQPRNVGGTNTAGPVWQFTTEGTASVDDQIANLFTLSPNPATDVLNIKTDEVITKATIYNGLGQVISENVKSNNNQIKINTLSAGLYLLKLDTDNGSQTVQFIKK from the coding sequence ATGAAAAAAATTACTTTAATCTTAATGGCGTTAGTGTCATTTAATTTTGGATCTGCCCAATTCCTTGAGGATTTTAATGGTGCAGGTGCAGCGTTCCCACCAGCAGGTTGGGCGGTTTATGATGGAGCAAATGGCCTTGGTACCACTGTTCAGTGGGCACAAGCTGGAACAGACCCAGAATTTCGTGCACAATGTCTTTGGGAAGCAGTTGCCGCTGGACAAACTGCAGAGGATTGGATTGTGTCGCCATTAATTCCTATTAATTCAACACAAAATGTATTAGTCTTTGATGCTACAGATTTAAATCAAGGTGATTTTGGTTCTGAACTTTCAATTAGAATATCAACAACTTCTCAAACAGACACAACTTCATTTGTAGAAGTAGAAAACCTAACTGAGGCAGAATTAGGAAATAATGCGTCTGCAGTATTTACTTCTTTCAACGTAAACCTTGCAGCATATTTAAATCAAAGTGTTTATATCGCTTTTGTACACCTTCAAAATGATGGTGATGCAATCACATTTGACAATGTAGAAGTAATTCAAGGAGCTGCAAATCCTCCAGGACCTGCAATGACTCCAACACCTGCAGATTCAGCTACTGGTGTAGTTATAGACACAAATGATAATAACGCAGACGGATCACCAGACAACTCTATTCTTTTTGCTTGGGCACCTGATAATACTTTAGGATCTGTTTCACCGGATGAGTATGAAATCTTACTAGGGGATTCTCCTACTACTTTAGTTTCTTTAGGAACTGCTCCTGCAACGATAACTTTACCGATTTCGATTAATGGATTCTTATACAACACTACTTACTACTGGCAAGTAATCCCTAAAAATACTGCGGGATCTGCTACAAACAATCCAGTATGGAGCTTTACTACTGAGGTAGGAAACGTTAATGCACCAGATGCTGTAACCACTCCTACTCCTGCTGATATGGCAACAAATGTTATTATTGACACGGCAAATAATAATGCAGTAGCTTTTGCATGGGTAGACGCTACTACCGGTGACGCACCAGAATCTTATGTTTTCTTATTAGGTGATAGCCCTACTACGTTGAATGCATTAGGTACTACTGCTAATGCTTCAGTAAATATTACAGGCATGCTTACAGGAACTACATATTACTGGCAAGTACAACCTAGAAATGTAGGTGGAACGAATACTGCTGGACCAGTATGGCAATTCACTACTGAAGGTACTGCATCTGTAGATGATCAAATTGCAAACCTATTTACTTTGAGCCCTAACCCAGCAACTGATGTCTTAAATATCAAAACTGACGAGGTTATTACTAAAGCTACAATCTATAATGGTTTAGGTCAAGTTATATCAGAAAATGTAAAATCTAACAACAATCAAATTAAAATCAACACATTAAGTGCTGGTCTTTACTTATTGAAATTAGATACTGATAATGGATCTCAAACAGTACAATTTATCAAGAAGTAA
- a CDS encoding polyprenyl synthetase family protein, which produces MKIVEQIKAPVAHEMELFEKKFQLAMASRIALLNRITHFIVNRKGKQMRPMFVFLVAKMIGDGEVNDRTYRGASVIELIHTATLVHDDVVDDSLKRRGFFSVNALWKNKIAVLVGDYLLSKGLLLSIDNGDFDLLQIISVAVREMSEGELLQIEKARRLDITEDVYYDIIRKKTATLIAACCSLGACAVAPGSPDVEKMREFGEMIGIAFQIKDDLFDYGNERIGKPTGIDIKEQKMTLPLIHTLQVASKKDRKWLINSVKKHNRDKKRVKEVIDFVKNNGGLEYAVKAMYDYRDRAMTILNSYPDSEYKRSLELMVEYVIDRKK; this is translated from the coding sequence ATGAAAATAGTTGAGCAAATAAAAGCACCAGTTGCACACGAGATGGAACTCTTTGAGAAAAAGTTTCAACTAGCAATGGCATCTCGTATCGCTTTGCTCAATAGAATTACTCATTTTATTGTCAATCGTAAAGGAAAACAAATGCGACCTATGTTTGTTTTTCTAGTTGCAAAAATGATAGGAGATGGAGAAGTTAATGATCGTACTTATAGAGGTGCGTCAGTAATCGAATTAATACATACAGCGACATTAGTGCATGATGACGTTGTTGATGATAGCCTTAAACGTCGTGGATTCTTCTCAGTAAATGCCCTTTGGAAAAATAAAATAGCCGTTTTAGTAGGTGATTATTTATTATCTAAAGGTCTATTATTAAGTATAGATAACGGTGATTTTGATTTACTACAAATCATTAGTGTAGCAGTACGTGAGATGAGTGAAGGCGAGTTACTACAAATAGAAAAAGCTCGTAGATTAGATATTACTGAAGATGTATATTATGACATTATACGTAAAAAAACTGCCACACTTATTGCCGCTTGTTGTAGTCTAGGCGCATGTGCTGTTGCACCAGGATCTCCCGATGTTGAAAAGATGAGAGAATTTGGTGAGATGATAGGTATAGCCTTTCAAATTAAAGATGATCTTTTTGACTACGGAAACGAGCGCATAGGGAAGCCTACCGGCATTGATATTAAAGAACAAAAAATGACCTTGCCTCTTATCCATACTTTGCAAGTAGCTAGTAAAAAGGACCGTAAATGGTTGATCAATTCTGTGAAAAAGCACAATCGTGATAAAAAGCGTGTAAAAGAAGTTATTGACTTTGTTAAAAACAATGGTGGCTTAGAATATGCAGTAAAAGCCATGTATGATTATAGAGATAGAGCTATGACTATATTAAACTCTTACCCAGATTCTGAGTATAAAAGATCATTAGAGCTTATGGTAGAGTACGTTATTGACCGCAAAAAATAA
- the der gene encoding ribosome biogenesis GTPase Der yields MSIVAIVGRPNVGKSTLFNRLIQRREAITDAVSGVTRDRHYGKSDWNGKEFSLIDTGGYVLGSDDVFEAEIDHQVELAIDEADVILFMVDAEDGITGMDEDVATLLRKIKKPVVLAVNKVDNPEREANAVEFYNLGLGDYFTLSSTSGSGTGDLLDKIVELLPDTPVREDSDLPRFAVVGRPNAGKSSFINALIGEDRYIVTDIAGTTRDSIDTKYNRFGFEFNLVDTAGIRRKKKVKEDLEFYSVMRSVRAIEHADVCILILDATRGFDGQVQNIFWLAERNRKGIVVLVNKWDLVDKETNTAKEYEAQIRKEMEPFTDVPIVFISVLNKQRIFKAIETAVDVFKNRTKRIKTSELNEVMLPIIEHYPPPSLKGKFVKIKFVTQLPTPQPQFAFFCNLPQYVRDPYKRYLENQLRKNFDFNGVPVSVYMRKK; encoded by the coding sequence ATGAGCATAGTAGCAATAGTAGGACGACCTAACGTAGGGAAGTCTACACTTTTTAATAGATTGATACAACGTCGCGAGGCCATTACCGATGCGGTAAGTGGTGTGACTAGAGATCGTCATTATGGAAAAAGTGACTGGAACGGTAAAGAATTTTCTTTAATTGACACCGGTGGATACGTATTAGGTAGTGATGATGTCTTTGAGGCAGAAATTGACCACCAGGTTGAATTAGCCATTGATGAGGCTGATGTCATTCTTTTTATGGTTGACGCTGAGGACGGAATCACAGGAATGGATGAAGATGTTGCAACTTTACTGCGCAAGATTAAGAAACCTGTTGTCCTTGCTGTTAACAAAGTAGATAATCCAGAGCGTGAGGCAAATGCAGTTGAGTTCTATAACCTAGGATTAGGTGATTATTTCACACTTTCTAGTACTAGTGGTAGTGGTACTGGTGATTTGTTAGATAAGATAGTAGAATTATTACCAGACACGCCAGTTAGAGAAGATAGTGATTTACCTAGATTTGCAGTAGTAGGTAGACCTAATGCTGGTAAATCTTCTTTCATCAATGCACTAATAGGTGAGGATAGATATATCGTGACTGATATTGCTGGTACCACGAGAGATTCTATTGATACTAAGTATAATCGTTTCGGTTTTGAATTCAATCTAGTTGATACAGCAGGAATAAGAAGAAAGAAAAAAGTAAAAGAAGATCTAGAATTTTACAGCGTCATGCGCAGTGTACGTGCTATTGAACATGCAGATGTTTGTATACTTATTCTAGATGCCACTCGTGGATTTGATGGACAGGTGCAAAATATATTCTGGCTGGCAGAACGCAATCGTAAAGGAATTGTAGTGCTAGTAAATAAGTGGGATCTTGTTGATAAAGAAACAAATACTGCCAAAGAATACGAAGCGCAAATTAGAAAGGAAATGGAACCTTTTACTGATGTGCCTATTGTATTTATATCTGTATTGAATAAGCAACGTATTTTTAAAGCCATTGAAACAGCTGTTGATGTTTTTAAAAATAGAACTAAGCGTATTAAAACTAGTGAGCTTAATGAAGTGATGTTGCCTATTATAGAGCATTATCCGCCGCCATCTCTAAAAGGTAAATTTGTGAAAATTAAATTTGTCACTCAACTACCTACACCACAACCTCAATTTGCTTTCTTCTGTAACTTACCGCAATATGTAAGAGATCCTTATAAAAGATATCTTGAGAATCAATTGAGAAAGAATTTTGACTTCAACGGCGTACCTGTTAGCGTGTACATGAGAAAGAAATAA